One region of Triticum aestivum cultivar Chinese Spring chromosome 6B, IWGSC CS RefSeq v2.1, whole genome shotgun sequence genomic DNA includes:
- the LOC123135864 gene encoding uncharacterized protein isoform X1 → MVDMEDEGRREKKRLAAVVGVTRRHVIRSGSPSSSSSPTSLPPAAAAADSNINESEGGDHIAELKRKKGKKPKPLKWRSTNSDMNNHRDGEAEEGSDGGRDDDDTVLSSLTRSTTPSSSSSLIIRKRPRTLGKVAEGCDAVDPPVPRKLRSAIIKRVGQAVPSSPRHAKKRRHLSAISAQIFQMDREIRTDETMPSNSFTKEEEVLADTLLALSQIPPPSEPTADTAAEKDISNINVASTSCSEGVITPTEATKKDDKITLLPTDANKVVTQSACADQQVEPTATASVPQLNPARGAPRISINPDFPKDGKIQDLSLGLFANSPSPPKEFLNKSAWKKPKAQFDGSLSLTNQTKKETPHWLLNRNKSGFVAHDRTKDENSSAKEVTPAIQAPLPCTSTGSSKKPSSSTLGACTISGKEITTAWATANNDKLSLPENGGPAKTWKRSVTHAYVSHLIQNHLDKDKASQNQVITQERSHSRISSSPSGSTLNNKNGMHFDGRIPVQPSIGVCDMAPGRQAMVSNDFMNLPTSAAFSGPQYVQYIHPQMITTHRGPAPYQSYSHLPCSRGNVAPVMSIQQQQMQQYMCGPGYAPHPGVPASQGAMKLQQFALTPQQQQQQMWQYHFSQYQPRQAAEGAAAAWQNGRLRDMPSSGSLRPMQALHAPPAMAPPQMELLCGPYQGGGGGARRPPQLRLI, encoded by the exons GAGGCGGCACGTGATAAGGAGCggctccccgtcctcctcctcctcgccgactTCATTGCctcccgctgccgctgccgctg ACAGCAACATAAACGAGAGCGAGGGCGGGGATCACATCGCCGAACTCAAGCGTAAGAAGGGGAAAAAACCCAAGCCCTTGAAGTGGAGATCAACCAACAGCGACATGAACAATCATCGCGACGGCGAGGCCGAAGAAGGTTCCGACGGAGGCCGCGACGACGATGATACGGTCCTCTCCTCACTGACCAGATCCACCactccaagcagcagcagcagcctgaTCATCAGGAAGAGGCCGAGGACCCTCGGAAAG GTGGCTGAGGGCTGTGATGCCGTGGACCCGCCGGTTCCTAGGAAATTGAGATCAG CCATAATCAAGCGCGTCGGTCAGGCTGTTCCTTCATCGCCGCGGCATGCCAAGAAGAGGCGTCATCTTTCAGCTATCAGTGCTCAGATTTTTCAGATGGATCGTGAAATAAGAACCGATGAGACCATG CCATCGAATTCTTTCACAAAGGAGGAGGAAGTACTTGCTGATACTTTGCTAGCACTATCCCAAATACCCCCACCATCTGAGCCAACAGCCGACACGGCGGCGGAAAAAGATATCTCAAACATAAATGTTGCCTCAACTTCTTGTTCAGAAG GTGTGATTACTCCTACAGAAGCTACCAAGAAGGATGACAAAATAACTTTGTTGCCAACTGATGCTAACAAAGTGGTTACGCAGTCTGCCTGCGCAGATCAACAAGTGGAACCAACTGCTACTGCTAGTGTTCCACAACTAAATCCTGCTCGAGGTGCTCCTCGCATCAGCATAAATCCTGATTTTCCCAAAGATGGGAAGATACAGGACCTTTCTTTGGGACTTTTCGCGAATTCGCCAAGTCCACCTAAAGAGTTCTTGAATAAAAG CGCTTGGAAGAAGCCGAAGGCACAATTTGATGGTAGTCTAAGTCTAACTAACCAGACGAAGAAGGAGACTCCTCACTGGCTG CTGAATCGCAATAAATCTGGTTTTGTGGCACATGATAGAACAAAAGATGAGAATAGCAGTGCCAAAG AAGTTACGCCTGCCATCCAGGCTCCGCTACCTTGTACCTCAACTGGGTCTTCGAAAAA GCCCTCTTCAAGTACATTGGGTGCATGCACAATATCTGGCAAAGAAATTACTACAGCCTGGGCAACTGCAAATAATGACAAG CTTTCCCTTCCTGAAAATGGTGGCCCTGCAAAGACATGGAAGAGAAGTGTTACCCATGCCTATGTGAGTCATCTCATCCAAAACCATTTGGACAAAGATAAGGCATCACAAAATCAAGTAATCACCCAGGAGAGATCACACAGCCGCATTTCGAGCTCTCCAAGCGGCTCCACCTTGAATAATAAGAATGGTATGCATTTTGACGGGAGGATCCCAGTTCAACCTTCTATCGGAGTTTGCGACATGGCTCCTGGCCGGCAAGCAATG GTCAGCAACGATTTCATGAACTTGCCCACCTCGGCGGCATTCTCAGGGCCACAGTATGTTCAGTATATACATCCCCAGATGATCACCACTCACCGCGGTCCGGCGCCGTACCAGTCGTATTCGCATCTCCCTTGTAGCAGAGGGAATGTGGCACCCGTGATGTCGATCCAGcag CAGCAGATGCAGCAGTACATGTGCGGCCCGGGGTACGCGCCGCACCCCGGCGTGCCGGCGAGCCAGGGCGCCATGAAGCTCCAGCAGTTCGCGCTGactccgcagcagcagcagcagcagatgtgGCAGTACCATTTCTCCCAGTACCAGCCGAGGCAGGCAGCGGAAGGCGCGGCCGCGGCGTGGCAGAACGGCCGGCTCCGGGACATGCCGTCGTCCGGCTCCCTGCGGCCGATGCAGGCGCTCCATGCTCCCCCGGCGATGGCGCCGCCGCAGATGGAGCTCCTCTGCGGGCCGtaccagggcggcggcggcggggccagaCGGCCGCCGCAGCTCAGGCTGATCTAG
- the LOC123135864 gene encoding uncharacterized protein isoform X4, whose protein sequence is MRDSNINESEGGDHIAELKRKKGKKPKPLKWRSTNSDMNNHRDGEAEEGSDGGRDDDDTVLSSLTRSTTPSSSSSLIIRKRPRTLGKVAEGCDAVDPPVPRKLRSAIIKRVGQAVPSSPRHAKKRRHLSAISAQIFQMDREIRTDETMPSNSFTKEEEVLADTLLALSQIPPPSEPTADTAAEKDISNINVASTSCSEGVITPTEATKKDDKITLLPTDANKVVTQSACADQQVEPTATASVPQLNPARGAPRISINPDFPKDGKIQDLSLGLFANSPSPPKEFLNKSAWKKPKAQFDGSLSLTNQTKKETPHWLLNRNKSGFVAHDRTKDENSSAKEVTPAIQAPLPCTSTGSSKKPSSSTLGACTISGKEITTAWATANNDKLSLPENGGPAKTWKRSVTHAYVSHLIQNHLDKDKASQNQVITQERSHSRISSSPSGSTLNNKNGMHFDGRIPVQPSIGVCDMAPGRQAMVSNDFMNLPTSAAFSGPQYVQYIHPQMITTHRGPAPYQSYSHLPCSRGNVAPVMSIQQQQMQQYMCGPGYAPHPGVPASQGAMKLQQFALTPQQQQQQMWQYHFSQYQPRQAAEGAAAAWQNGRLRDMPSSGSLRPMQALHAPPAMAPPQMELLCGPYQGGGGGARRPPQLRLI, encoded by the exons ACAGCAACATAAACGAGAGCGAGGGCGGGGATCACATCGCCGAACTCAAGCGTAAGAAGGGGAAAAAACCCAAGCCCTTGAAGTGGAGATCAACCAACAGCGACATGAACAATCATCGCGACGGCGAGGCCGAAGAAGGTTCCGACGGAGGCCGCGACGACGATGATACGGTCCTCTCCTCACTGACCAGATCCACCactccaagcagcagcagcagcctgaTCATCAGGAAGAGGCCGAGGACCCTCGGAAAG GTGGCTGAGGGCTGTGATGCCGTGGACCCGCCGGTTCCTAGGAAATTGAGATCAG CCATAATCAAGCGCGTCGGTCAGGCTGTTCCTTCATCGCCGCGGCATGCCAAGAAGAGGCGTCATCTTTCAGCTATCAGTGCTCAGATTTTTCAGATGGATCGTGAAATAAGAACCGATGAGACCATG CCATCGAATTCTTTCACAAAGGAGGAGGAAGTACTTGCTGATACTTTGCTAGCACTATCCCAAATACCCCCACCATCTGAGCCAACAGCCGACACGGCGGCGGAAAAAGATATCTCAAACATAAATGTTGCCTCAACTTCTTGTTCAGAAG GTGTGATTACTCCTACAGAAGCTACCAAGAAGGATGACAAAATAACTTTGTTGCCAACTGATGCTAACAAAGTGGTTACGCAGTCTGCCTGCGCAGATCAACAAGTGGAACCAACTGCTACTGCTAGTGTTCCACAACTAAATCCTGCTCGAGGTGCTCCTCGCATCAGCATAAATCCTGATTTTCCCAAAGATGGGAAGATACAGGACCTTTCTTTGGGACTTTTCGCGAATTCGCCAAGTCCACCTAAAGAGTTCTTGAATAAAAG CGCTTGGAAGAAGCCGAAGGCACAATTTGATGGTAGTCTAAGTCTAACTAACCAGACGAAGAAGGAGACTCCTCACTGGCTG CTGAATCGCAATAAATCTGGTTTTGTGGCACATGATAGAACAAAAGATGAGAATAGCAGTGCCAAAG AAGTTACGCCTGCCATCCAGGCTCCGCTACCTTGTACCTCAACTGGGTCTTCGAAAAA GCCCTCTTCAAGTACATTGGGTGCATGCACAATATCTGGCAAAGAAATTACTACAGCCTGGGCAACTGCAAATAATGACAAG CTTTCCCTTCCTGAAAATGGTGGCCCTGCAAAGACATGGAAGAGAAGTGTTACCCATGCCTATGTGAGTCATCTCATCCAAAACCATTTGGACAAAGATAAGGCATCACAAAATCAAGTAATCACCCAGGAGAGATCACACAGCCGCATTTCGAGCTCTCCAAGCGGCTCCACCTTGAATAATAAGAATGGTATGCATTTTGACGGGAGGATCCCAGTTCAACCTTCTATCGGAGTTTGCGACATGGCTCCTGGCCGGCAAGCAATG GTCAGCAACGATTTCATGAACTTGCCCACCTCGGCGGCATTCTCAGGGCCACAGTATGTTCAGTATATACATCCCCAGATGATCACCACTCACCGCGGTCCGGCGCCGTACCAGTCGTATTCGCATCTCCCTTGTAGCAGAGGGAATGTGGCACCCGTGATGTCGATCCAGcag CAGCAGATGCAGCAGTACATGTGCGGCCCGGGGTACGCGCCGCACCCCGGCGTGCCGGCGAGCCAGGGCGCCATGAAGCTCCAGCAGTTCGCGCTGactccgcagcagcagcagcagcagatgtgGCAGTACCATTTCTCCCAGTACCAGCCGAGGCAGGCAGCGGAAGGCGCGGCCGCGGCGTGGCAGAACGGCCGGCTCCGGGACATGCCGTCGTCCGGCTCCCTGCGGCCGATGCAGGCGCTCCATGCTCCCCCGGCGATGGCGCCGCCGCAGATGGAGCTCCTCTGCGGGCCGtaccagggcggcggcggcggggccagaCGGCCGCCGCAGCTCAGGCTGATCTAG
- the LOC123135864 gene encoding uncharacterized protein isoform X2: MVDMEDEGRREKKRLAAVVGVTRRHVIRSGSPSSSSSPTSLPPAAAAADSNINESEGGDHIAELKRKKGKKPKPLKWRSTNSDMNNHRDGEAEEGSDGGRDDDDTVLSSLTRSTTPSSSSSLIIRKRPRTLGKVAEGCDAVDPPVPRKLRSAIIKRVGQAVPSSPRHAKKRRHLSAISAQIFQMDREIRTDETMPSNSFTKEEEVLADTLLALSQIPPPSEPTADTAAEKDISNINVASTSCSEGVITPTEATKKDDKITLLPTDANKVVTQSACADQQVEPTATASVPQLNPARGAPRISINPDFPKDGKIQDLSLGLFANSPSPPKEFLNKSAWKKPKAQFDGSLSLTNQTKKETPHWLLNRNKSGFVAHDRTKDENSSAKEVTPAIQAPLPCTSTGSSKKPSSSTLGACTISGKEITTAWATANNDKLSLPENGGPAKTWKRSVTHAYVSHLIQNHLDKDKASQNQVITQERSHSRISSSPSGSTLNNKNGMHFDGRIPVQPSIGVCDMAPGRQAMVSNDFMNLPTSAAFSGPQYVQYIHPQMITTHRGPAPYQSYSHLPCSRGNVAPVMSIQQQMQQYMCGPGYAPHPGVPASQGAMKLQQFALTPQQQQQQMWQYHFSQYQPRQAAEGAAAAWQNGRLRDMPSSGSLRPMQALHAPPAMAPPQMELLCGPYQGGGGGARRPPQLRLI; this comes from the exons GAGGCGGCACGTGATAAGGAGCggctccccgtcctcctcctcctcgccgactTCATTGCctcccgctgccgctgccgctg ACAGCAACATAAACGAGAGCGAGGGCGGGGATCACATCGCCGAACTCAAGCGTAAGAAGGGGAAAAAACCCAAGCCCTTGAAGTGGAGATCAACCAACAGCGACATGAACAATCATCGCGACGGCGAGGCCGAAGAAGGTTCCGACGGAGGCCGCGACGACGATGATACGGTCCTCTCCTCACTGACCAGATCCACCactccaagcagcagcagcagcctgaTCATCAGGAAGAGGCCGAGGACCCTCGGAAAG GTGGCTGAGGGCTGTGATGCCGTGGACCCGCCGGTTCCTAGGAAATTGAGATCAG CCATAATCAAGCGCGTCGGTCAGGCTGTTCCTTCATCGCCGCGGCATGCCAAGAAGAGGCGTCATCTTTCAGCTATCAGTGCTCAGATTTTTCAGATGGATCGTGAAATAAGAACCGATGAGACCATG CCATCGAATTCTTTCACAAAGGAGGAGGAAGTACTTGCTGATACTTTGCTAGCACTATCCCAAATACCCCCACCATCTGAGCCAACAGCCGACACGGCGGCGGAAAAAGATATCTCAAACATAAATGTTGCCTCAACTTCTTGTTCAGAAG GTGTGATTACTCCTACAGAAGCTACCAAGAAGGATGACAAAATAACTTTGTTGCCAACTGATGCTAACAAAGTGGTTACGCAGTCTGCCTGCGCAGATCAACAAGTGGAACCAACTGCTACTGCTAGTGTTCCACAACTAAATCCTGCTCGAGGTGCTCCTCGCATCAGCATAAATCCTGATTTTCCCAAAGATGGGAAGATACAGGACCTTTCTTTGGGACTTTTCGCGAATTCGCCAAGTCCACCTAAAGAGTTCTTGAATAAAAG CGCTTGGAAGAAGCCGAAGGCACAATTTGATGGTAGTCTAAGTCTAACTAACCAGACGAAGAAGGAGACTCCTCACTGGCTG CTGAATCGCAATAAATCTGGTTTTGTGGCACATGATAGAACAAAAGATGAGAATAGCAGTGCCAAAG AAGTTACGCCTGCCATCCAGGCTCCGCTACCTTGTACCTCAACTGGGTCTTCGAAAAA GCCCTCTTCAAGTACATTGGGTGCATGCACAATATCTGGCAAAGAAATTACTACAGCCTGGGCAACTGCAAATAATGACAAG CTTTCCCTTCCTGAAAATGGTGGCCCTGCAAAGACATGGAAGAGAAGTGTTACCCATGCCTATGTGAGTCATCTCATCCAAAACCATTTGGACAAAGATAAGGCATCACAAAATCAAGTAATCACCCAGGAGAGATCACACAGCCGCATTTCGAGCTCTCCAAGCGGCTCCACCTTGAATAATAAGAATGGTATGCATTTTGACGGGAGGATCCCAGTTCAACCTTCTATCGGAGTTTGCGACATGGCTCCTGGCCGGCAAGCAATG GTCAGCAACGATTTCATGAACTTGCCCACCTCGGCGGCATTCTCAGGGCCACAGTATGTTCAGTATATACATCCCCAGATGATCACCACTCACCGCGGTCCGGCGCCGTACCAGTCGTATTCGCATCTCCCTTGTAGCAGAGGGAATGTGGCACCCGTGATGTCGATCCAGcag CAGATGCAGCAGTACATGTGCGGCCCGGGGTACGCGCCGCACCCCGGCGTGCCGGCGAGCCAGGGCGCCATGAAGCTCCAGCAGTTCGCGCTGactccgcagcagcagcagcagcagatgtgGCAGTACCATTTCTCCCAGTACCAGCCGAGGCAGGCAGCGGAAGGCGCGGCCGCGGCGTGGCAGAACGGCCGGCTCCGGGACATGCCGTCGTCCGGCTCCCTGCGGCCGATGCAGGCGCTCCATGCTCCCCCGGCGATGGCGCCGCCGCAGATGGAGCTCCTCTGCGGGCCGtaccagggcggcggcggcggggccagaCGGCCGCCGCAGCTCAGGCTGATCTAG
- the LOC123135864 gene encoding uncharacterized protein isoform X3, protein MVDMEDEGRREKKRLAAVVGVTRRHVIRSGSPSSSSSPTSLPPAAAAADSNINESEGGDHIAELKRKKGKKPKPLKWRSTNSDMNNHRDGEAEEGSDGGRDDDDTVLSSLTRSTTPSSSSSLIIRKRPRTLGKVAEGCDAVDPPVPRKLRSAIIKRVGQAVPSSPRHAKKRRHLSAISAQIFQMDREIRTDETMPSNSFTKEEEVLADTLLALSQIPPPSEPTADTAAEKDISNINVASTSCSEGVITPTEATKKDDKITLLPTDANKVVTQSACADQQVEPTATASVPQLNPARGAPRISINPDFPKDGKIQDLSLGLFANSPSPPKEFLNKSAWKKPKAQFDGSLSLTNQTKKETPHWLLNRNKSGFVAHDRTKDENSSAKVTPAIQAPLPCTSTGSSKKPSSSTLGACTISGKEITTAWATANNDKLSLPENGGPAKTWKRSVTHAYVSHLIQNHLDKDKASQNQVITQERSHSRISSSPSGSTLNNKNGMHFDGRIPVQPSIGVCDMAPGRQAMVSNDFMNLPTSAAFSGPQYVQYIHPQMITTHRGPAPYQSYSHLPCSRGNVAPVMSIQQQQMQQYMCGPGYAPHPGVPASQGAMKLQQFALTPQQQQQQMWQYHFSQYQPRQAAEGAAAAWQNGRLRDMPSSGSLRPMQALHAPPAMAPPQMELLCGPYQGGGGGARRPPQLRLI, encoded by the exons GAGGCGGCACGTGATAAGGAGCggctccccgtcctcctcctcctcgccgactTCATTGCctcccgctgccgctgccgctg ACAGCAACATAAACGAGAGCGAGGGCGGGGATCACATCGCCGAACTCAAGCGTAAGAAGGGGAAAAAACCCAAGCCCTTGAAGTGGAGATCAACCAACAGCGACATGAACAATCATCGCGACGGCGAGGCCGAAGAAGGTTCCGACGGAGGCCGCGACGACGATGATACGGTCCTCTCCTCACTGACCAGATCCACCactccaagcagcagcagcagcctgaTCATCAGGAAGAGGCCGAGGACCCTCGGAAAG GTGGCTGAGGGCTGTGATGCCGTGGACCCGCCGGTTCCTAGGAAATTGAGATCAG CCATAATCAAGCGCGTCGGTCAGGCTGTTCCTTCATCGCCGCGGCATGCCAAGAAGAGGCGTCATCTTTCAGCTATCAGTGCTCAGATTTTTCAGATGGATCGTGAAATAAGAACCGATGAGACCATG CCATCGAATTCTTTCACAAAGGAGGAGGAAGTACTTGCTGATACTTTGCTAGCACTATCCCAAATACCCCCACCATCTGAGCCAACAGCCGACACGGCGGCGGAAAAAGATATCTCAAACATAAATGTTGCCTCAACTTCTTGTTCAGAAG GTGTGATTACTCCTACAGAAGCTACCAAGAAGGATGACAAAATAACTTTGTTGCCAACTGATGCTAACAAAGTGGTTACGCAGTCTGCCTGCGCAGATCAACAAGTGGAACCAACTGCTACTGCTAGTGTTCCACAACTAAATCCTGCTCGAGGTGCTCCTCGCATCAGCATAAATCCTGATTTTCCCAAAGATGGGAAGATACAGGACCTTTCTTTGGGACTTTTCGCGAATTCGCCAAGTCCACCTAAAGAGTTCTTGAATAAAAG CGCTTGGAAGAAGCCGAAGGCACAATTTGATGGTAGTCTAAGTCTAACTAACCAGACGAAGAAGGAGACTCCTCACTGGCTG CTGAATCGCAATAAATCTGGTTTTGTGGCACATGATAGAACAAAAGATGAGAATAGCAGTGCCAAAG TTACGCCTGCCATCCAGGCTCCGCTACCTTGTACCTCAACTGGGTCTTCGAAAAA GCCCTCTTCAAGTACATTGGGTGCATGCACAATATCTGGCAAAGAAATTACTACAGCCTGGGCAACTGCAAATAATGACAAG CTTTCCCTTCCTGAAAATGGTGGCCCTGCAAAGACATGGAAGAGAAGTGTTACCCATGCCTATGTGAGTCATCTCATCCAAAACCATTTGGACAAAGATAAGGCATCACAAAATCAAGTAATCACCCAGGAGAGATCACACAGCCGCATTTCGAGCTCTCCAAGCGGCTCCACCTTGAATAATAAGAATGGTATGCATTTTGACGGGAGGATCCCAGTTCAACCTTCTATCGGAGTTTGCGACATGGCTCCTGGCCGGCAAGCAATG GTCAGCAACGATTTCATGAACTTGCCCACCTCGGCGGCATTCTCAGGGCCACAGTATGTTCAGTATATACATCCCCAGATGATCACCACTCACCGCGGTCCGGCGCCGTACCAGTCGTATTCGCATCTCCCTTGTAGCAGAGGGAATGTGGCACCCGTGATGTCGATCCAGcag CAGCAGATGCAGCAGTACATGTGCGGCCCGGGGTACGCGCCGCACCCCGGCGTGCCGGCGAGCCAGGGCGCCATGAAGCTCCAGCAGTTCGCGCTGactccgcagcagcagcagcagcagatgtgGCAGTACCATTTCTCCCAGTACCAGCCGAGGCAGGCAGCGGAAGGCGCGGCCGCGGCGTGGCAGAACGGCCGGCTCCGGGACATGCCGTCGTCCGGCTCCCTGCGGCCGATGCAGGCGCTCCATGCTCCCCCGGCGATGGCGCCGCCGCAGATGGAGCTCCTCTGCGGGCCGtaccagggcggcggcggcggggccagaCGGCCGCCGCAGCTCAGGCTGATCTAG
- the LOC123135864 gene encoding uncharacterized protein isoform X5 → MNNHRDGEAEEGSDGGRDDDDTVLSSLTRSTTPSSSSSLIIRKRPRTLGKVAEGCDAVDPPVPRKLRSAIIKRVGQAVPSSPRHAKKRRHLSAISAQIFQMDREIRTDETMPSNSFTKEEEVLADTLLALSQIPPPSEPTADTAAEKDISNINVASTSCSEGVITPTEATKKDDKITLLPTDANKVVTQSACADQQVEPTATASVPQLNPARGAPRISINPDFPKDGKIQDLSLGLFANSPSPPKEFLNKSAWKKPKAQFDGSLSLTNQTKKETPHWLLNRNKSGFVAHDRTKDENSSAKEVTPAIQAPLPCTSTGSSKKPSSSTLGACTISGKEITTAWATANNDKLSLPENGGPAKTWKRSVTHAYVSHLIQNHLDKDKASQNQVITQERSHSRISSSPSGSTLNNKNGMHFDGRIPVQPSIGVCDMAPGRQAMVSNDFMNLPTSAAFSGPQYVQYIHPQMITTHRGPAPYQSYSHLPCSRGNVAPVMSIQQQQMQQYMCGPGYAPHPGVPASQGAMKLQQFALTPQQQQQQMWQYHFSQYQPRQAAEGAAAAWQNGRLRDMPSSGSLRPMQALHAPPAMAPPQMELLCGPYQGGGGGARRPPQLRLI, encoded by the exons ATGAACAATCATCGCGACGGCGAGGCCGAAGAAGGTTCCGACGGAGGCCGCGACGACGATGATACGGTCCTCTCCTCACTGACCAGATCCACCactccaagcagcagcagcagcctgaTCATCAGGAAGAGGCCGAGGACCCTCGGAAAG GTGGCTGAGGGCTGTGATGCCGTGGACCCGCCGGTTCCTAGGAAATTGAGATCAG CCATAATCAAGCGCGTCGGTCAGGCTGTTCCTTCATCGCCGCGGCATGCCAAGAAGAGGCGTCATCTTTCAGCTATCAGTGCTCAGATTTTTCAGATGGATCGTGAAATAAGAACCGATGAGACCATG CCATCGAATTCTTTCACAAAGGAGGAGGAAGTACTTGCTGATACTTTGCTAGCACTATCCCAAATACCCCCACCATCTGAGCCAACAGCCGACACGGCGGCGGAAAAAGATATCTCAAACATAAATGTTGCCTCAACTTCTTGTTCAGAAG GTGTGATTACTCCTACAGAAGCTACCAAGAAGGATGACAAAATAACTTTGTTGCCAACTGATGCTAACAAAGTGGTTACGCAGTCTGCCTGCGCAGATCAACAAGTGGAACCAACTGCTACTGCTAGTGTTCCACAACTAAATCCTGCTCGAGGTGCTCCTCGCATCAGCATAAATCCTGATTTTCCCAAAGATGGGAAGATACAGGACCTTTCTTTGGGACTTTTCGCGAATTCGCCAAGTCCACCTAAAGAGTTCTTGAATAAAAG CGCTTGGAAGAAGCCGAAGGCACAATTTGATGGTAGTCTAAGTCTAACTAACCAGACGAAGAAGGAGACTCCTCACTGGCTG CTGAATCGCAATAAATCTGGTTTTGTGGCACATGATAGAACAAAAGATGAGAATAGCAGTGCCAAAG AAGTTACGCCTGCCATCCAGGCTCCGCTACCTTGTACCTCAACTGGGTCTTCGAAAAA GCCCTCTTCAAGTACATTGGGTGCATGCACAATATCTGGCAAAGAAATTACTACAGCCTGGGCAACTGCAAATAATGACAAG CTTTCCCTTCCTGAAAATGGTGGCCCTGCAAAGACATGGAAGAGAAGTGTTACCCATGCCTATGTGAGTCATCTCATCCAAAACCATTTGGACAAAGATAAGGCATCACAAAATCAAGTAATCACCCAGGAGAGATCACACAGCCGCATTTCGAGCTCTCCAAGCGGCTCCACCTTGAATAATAAGAATGGTATGCATTTTGACGGGAGGATCCCAGTTCAACCTTCTATCGGAGTTTGCGACATGGCTCCTGGCCGGCAAGCAATG GTCAGCAACGATTTCATGAACTTGCCCACCTCGGCGGCATTCTCAGGGCCACAGTATGTTCAGTATATACATCCCCAGATGATCACCACTCACCGCGGTCCGGCGCCGTACCAGTCGTATTCGCATCTCCCTTGTAGCAGAGGGAATGTGGCACCCGTGATGTCGATCCAGcag CAGCAGATGCAGCAGTACATGTGCGGCCCGGGGTACGCGCCGCACCCCGGCGTGCCGGCGAGCCAGGGCGCCATGAAGCTCCAGCAGTTCGCGCTGactccgcagcagcagcagcagcagatgtgGCAGTACCATTTCTCCCAGTACCAGCCGAGGCAGGCAGCGGAAGGCGCGGCCGCGGCGTGGCAGAACGGCCGGCTCCGGGACATGCCGTCGTCCGGCTCCCTGCGGCCGATGCAGGCGCTCCATGCTCCCCCGGCGATGGCGCCGCCGCAGATGGAGCTCCTCTGCGGGCCGtaccagggcggcggcggcggggccagaCGGCCGCCGCAGCTCAGGCTGATCTAG